The segment AGTGTTCTTTTGACCATAAGCAGCAGATACCTTCACTTCTGTGCCAGTACCATCTAAGCGCTCATTCCAGACGCCAAAGAGACCAATGAGTGGAGTGTTGTTACCCAAGTTCACTGTAGAGCCTGCGTTGTTTACTGATAAGTTCTGATCTGCGTAGGCGCCTACACGAACTGATGGCATTACACGATAAGCAGCAATCAATAATGCGCTGGCGTTATTCAAGCCATTGGCTGCTGATACTTGGGTATTTCGACCGCCAGCGGAAACGCAAACATTATTAGCGCCAAACACATTACAGTCATAGGTAAAACTATTGGCTAGGACTGAGTTTTGAAGGGTATATGTGTTTTGGAGTGAAGCTGCGGTATTAACCAAAGACTGTTGAGTGTCGGCTGTAGATGCGCCATTAACTATCAAATCCCAAATATCTCCCGAAGAGTTACTGAGCGACCAAGTAAAGCCGTTGTAATTTCCTGAAGTTGTGCCGGCTAAATTCGACGTAGCAAAACCAGAAAGGACTGATGTGTATGACCCCTTGGAAAGAACTGAGCCAGCATAGATTCCAAAAGTTGATGCTGCTCCACCTAGACCTGTACCAGCAAGCTGGCCATAATGAGTAGGCGAGTTAATGATGATGTTGTAATTAGTCGGCAGATTACCAGTATATGTTAGAGCTGTTGTTGAACCACTTGCACCATTACCGCCCTGAGCATTATTAAGTGTTGCGATAGTGCCAACTGCAAATACACCATAAGAACTTGGTGCGGCTGTAATTTCTCCAGTATTTGTAAAGCTTTCGACAGCCCGAGCAAGAACACCATATCCTTGATTGGATACGATAACTCCACTGTTAGCAAAAGTTTCAGTGGTATTCCCCAAAGCAACACCAACTCCACCGACGTCGGTAGCTAATATAGACCCCGTATTATTGAAGCTTCCGCCTGTGGAATTATCAAACCAAACGCCAAACATTGCGGTGCCAGATGCTGTTATCGTGCCATTATTAGTAACTTGAGAATTATTCCCTAAAGCATTTATACCATCCGCAAAGTTTCCACTATTAGAGCCTCCGGATACTGCGATCGTGCCATCATTAATAATAATTGCATTATCTCCTGTTGTATGAATACCCGCAGCACCATTCCCAGTAGTAGTTATTGTTCCGCTAGCGGCATTACTGAGAGAGATGAAAGTCAACGATCCCGCATCCATGCCGAAAGCATCATTAGCTGAGGTGCTAATTGCCGATGAGTTAGTACAACTATCCCCATTAGCTGTTGCAATAATTGAGCTATCACCTTGCACTACACAAGCTGCCCATAATTGATTTGATATTCCAAACAAAAATACTGCTAGAGCGTATTTAATTTTTGATTTCATTTTAAAAATTCTTTAGGTAATTTTAAGGGGGGATAAATTGAGTAAGCCCAACAGTTTTTCAGAATTTTTGAATAATAATTGAGGTGAATACTTAAGTGCGATATTTTTCTGCCGAACCAATTAAACCTAGGGTAAACACTTTTTTATCGAACTGAGGCGCACCTAGTTGGTGCAGATATTCAAGGCTTATGGGGGCGTCCATTAAAAGACTTAACTTATCATTTCATTGAAAAAAAACAAGATATGGTCGGTCTTATTGTTTTTCTTCAATGTGAGTTCATGGTAAAGGTGCATCTCCCGCAATCTCACCTGTTAGCGAGTTGGGTGATGAGGTTAAGGTGCATATTGGTGTTTCAAGTCTACTAGCTTATATTGGTGGGTCCGCGGAAATCGAACCACCGACAAAAAGATTTTCAACACCCTGCTTTACCGTCTGCATCTGGCCGAAAGCAGCCCCTCGTAAAAACTACTATTTAAGCACGCCGCACTCTGAGGGTCTCAAATAAACATACTGCCGCTGCTGTGGAAACATTGAGCGATTCCACACGAGGATCAATTGGAATGGATACACCTTTAGCCTGAGCCATCAGGTCTTCAGATACGCCTTGCCCTTCACTTCCCATTACCCAAGCAACTGGATGAATCAATACCTTAGGCATATTGAAGAGATCAATCTCACCATCAGCAGTAGCAGCCAGTAAAGGCGACGTTACAGCGCTCAGCACTTGTGGGGTTGACCAACCCTCATACAGATCTAGCAAGCGATGGGCACCCATCCCAGCACGCAATACCTTGCTTGACCAAAGATGGGCACAACCCGTTAATGCGATTACTTGAGTAAAGCCAGCTGCTGCTGCTGTGCGCAAAATAGAGCCCACATTACCCGCATCCTGAATACGATCCAAAATAATCACATCCCCAGAAATGGTGGTCACAGATTTCTGGGGATTTAAAGCGCTTTGTGGGAGCTCCAATAATCCTGCAATCTGCGGAGCATTGACTAAATCACTGAGTAAGTCCCATAAGCCTTTATCCAACTGATAAACCCGAGTATCAGGACAAATTTCTACATGGTCATATACAGCCTGAGCAATCTCTGGGTTTTGCAAACCCAGCTCTGAGGTAATTAAGGTCTTGAGTCCTGGATTGCCTACCCAGGTTTGCACTAAATGAATACCTTCTAGCAAAGCCTGACCGCAGGCAAATCTGGCCTTCTGACCCTTGGGGCCAGTAGCTTGTAATTGACGAATTTCCTTAAACAAGGAGTTGTCTTTTGAGCTGATAAATTCCATTTTCATAGTTGGGATTATCAGCTATGCAGAGCTAAGACATTGCGAACAGGCGAAAAGCTCCGACGGTGCTCATTACATACCCCATATTGTTGTAATGCTGCTAAGTGAGCCTCGGTGGGATAACCCATATGTTGGGCAAACCCATATTCAGGATGACGCTCATGCAGCGCCATCATCTGACGATCGCGAGTCACCTTCGCCAAAATAGATGCCGCTGAAATCGCCGGCTCTTTAGTATCACCCTTCACAATAGCTTCTGCTGCAATGGGCAGCTCTGGACAGCGATTACCATCGATTAAAGCCTTATCAGGCCAGCTGCCTAAACGGGTAGCAAGATCTTCAATTGCACGACTCATTGCCAGCATGGTTGCTTGCAAAATATTGATTTCATCAATCTCAGCTGGACTCGCTTCGCCAATCCCCCAGGCCTTTGCTTTGAGTTGAATTTGCTCAAATAGAAACTCGCGTCTGGCAGCAGATAATTTCTTGGAGTCTTTCAATCCATCAATGGGATTTTCAGGGTCAAGCACAACAGCTCCAGCAACTACCGCACCAGCCAATGGGCCTCGCCCTGCTTCATCTACCCCACAAATCCAAATGACGCTCACGCACCAACCTGATGTTTTTTAGCCGCGATCGTTTGAGCAACAGCTTGAGCCACTAGTAAACCGGTTGGCCTGCGTAAGGTGTCATGCATTTGTGCAAAACGTGCCTTGAGTTGGGTCACCTTGCTTGGGCTATTTAACCAATCTAACACAGCATCCGCCAATTTTTCGGGGGTAGCATCATCCTGCAGTAATTCGGGGACCACAAATTGGCCGCATAGAATATTAGGCAAGCCTACATAAGGAAGATAGCCCTGACGTTTCATGATCTGAGCAGTCAACCAAGGCACCTTATAGGAGATCACCATGGGCTTTTTCCATAAGGCTGCTTGCAAAGTAGCCGTGCCACTCGCGATCAATACAACATCCGCAGCTTCAAGAACGGCATCGGCCTCACCATCAATCAAATGGATCTTCAGGGAAGGATCTTTTTCAATAGCCTGTTCTCTTAATAGCTCAAGTGGTGCGCGTAAACGCTCAGTAGCAACCGGAATAATGAAGTGGACGTTTTGCCCCTGTAATCTCTTTACAAGCAAAGGCATGGTCTCGAAAAAGACTGGGGCAATCAATTCAATTTCTGAACTACGACTTCCAGGCAATACTGAAATAATCGTGCCATCTAATGTTTTGCTCGATAGCTTGAGCATCTCTTCAATACTTCGTTTAGCTTTCTCAGAATCAGGTTCCAGCGGAATCTCACTTGCAAGTGGATGACCAACATAAGTGGCTTTCATACCAGCGCGCTCATAAATTTCGAGCTCAAATGGAAAGATGCAGAGCATGCGCTCTACAGCCTGCTTTATCTTAGTGATACGCCCTGCTCGCCATGCCCAAATAGATGGGGACACAAAATGCAAAGTAGGTATGCCGGCTTTTCGCAAAGCCAATTCCACGCCCAAATTGAAATCTGGCGCATCAATTCCCAAATACACATCAGGACGCCCCTCCCCAAGGAGGTTAGCGATAAGCTCTTTGCGTAGTTTCAGAATTGCAGGTAGCTGCTTGATAGCCTCAACATAGCCGCGAACACTCAAAGTCTCCATAGGCCAGTCCGAACGCAGACCTTCAGCCTGCATGCGTGGACCGCCAACACCGTACACCTGAAGATCTGATGTTTCAGGAATTTGCTTTAAGGCACTCAGTACTGGTGCGGCCAGCAAATCACCTGATGGCTCTCCTGCAACACAAGCAAGTTTGGGCACTAGAACTTCTCTACCGAATAATGCCGCGCGTGGAGGCGGCAATAAAGTCATGGAACTCAGTCAGCTTTTCTGCAGTAGCAGCATCAGATGCACTAGCTTGCGCCATCTTCTGAATCTCTACCTTAGCCTCTTCGAAGCTGAGGCCATCTTTATAGAGGACCTTATAGGCTTGACGTAGTGCAGAAATCGTTTCAGTTGAAAAGCCTCGACGCTTTAAGCCCTCAACATTAATTCCGTGAGGAGAAGCTTTATCCCCTGCAGCAATCACAAAAGGCGGAATATCTTGCACTAATGCAGAGGCGCCACCCAACATCGCATGTTGACCGATGCGGACAAATTGATGCACACCAGACATGCCACCCATAATCGCCCAGTCACTCACCTTCACATGACCGGCAATTTGTGCGTTACTCGAGAAAATCGTATGGTTGCCAATTTGACAATCATGCGCAATGTGCACATAAGCCATGATCCAGTTGTCATCACCAATGCGGGTAATGCCCTCATCTTGAGAAGTACCCGTATGAATGGTGGTGAACTCACGAATCGTATTGCGATCACCAATAATGAGCTGTGTTGGCTCGCCTCGGTATTTCATATCCTGGGGGGCGCCACCAATAGCCGCAAAGTGTGCAAAATTATTCTCTTTGCCGATCGTGGTGTAACCCTCGATCACAGTATGAGATCCAATCTTGCTACCAGCACCGATTTTGACGTTTGGCCCAATGACCGAGTATGGACCGATCTCTACGTCGCTAGCGATCTCAGCTTTGCTATCAACTACAGCGGATGCATGAATCCGAGTCATTACGCGCCTTTCGTACGAACAGCACAAGTAATATTTGCTTCAGCAGCAAGTTCACCATCAACAGTGGCTTGCACTTGAAACTTGTAGATACCAGCACGTTCACGCTCTAACTTAGCAGTCATGATCAACTGGTCGCCAGGTAACACTGGTTTCTTAAAGCGAGCACCGTCAATACCGGCAAAGTAGTAAATGGCATTCTCTTCGCGCACTTCTGAAAAAGTAAGAAGAGCAGCGGTTTGAGCAAGCGCCTCAATAATTAGAACGCCTGGCATTACCGGAAAATCTGGAAAGTGTCCCTGAAAAAATGGCTCGTTCATGGTGACATTTTTAAGGGCTGTAATACTTTGGCGAGGCTCAATCTCCAACACGCGATCAACCAATAAAAAAGGATAGCGGTGTGGTAACAACTTCAAAATTTGATTGATGTCGATAGCGATGGGTTTACTCATGTATTTACCTACTGGATAAAGTTTCTAATTTTTTAATATGGTGACGAAATTATTTAGATTTATCTAATAATCGTAAGCGTTGACGTATTTTATCGAGGCCACGCAAAATAGCTGCATTTTTCTCCCAGGCACCATGAAGCATCGAAGGATAAACGCCCGTGAAGTGTTGGCCTGGCTCTGTGATAGAGCGAATAATGGAGGTATTTCCAGAAACAGTAGTTTTATCAGCAATGGTGAGATGACCTGCAAAGTTAGCGGCACCACCAATGATGCAGAAGTTACCAATTTTGGTACTACCAGAGATGGCAGCGCAACCCGCAATCACGCAACAGTTGCCCACTACTACGTTATGAGCAATCTGAACTTGGTTGTCAATCTTAGTTCCATTGCCTATGATGGTATTACTCATGGCACCACGATCGATAGTAGTTGACGCACCAATTTCAACATCATCACCAATCACTACAGCACCAGTTTGCGGGATCTTGACCCACTCTGCGCCAGTTGCAGAAAAATCAGGAGCAAAACCAAAACCATCTGCGCCAATCACAGCGCCACTATGAATAATGCAGCGCTCGCCTATGGTGGTTTCTGAATAAACGGATACATTTGGGTAGATCAAAGCGTCGCTACCAATAATGGAATTTCTAGCGATAGAAGTATTGCCCAACAAGACCACCCGCTCGCCCAATTTCACACCGGGGCCAATTTGAACAAACGGACCAATGTGACATGAAGCAGGAATTGTTACAGAAGAATCAATGGCAGCACTTGGGTGTACTCCAGGCGCATAAACGGGAGCCAAAGTCTTGGCAAAGTACTGCGCCATTCTGGCAAAAGTAGCATAAGGGTTCTTGGAAACAAAATAGACGCGCCCTACTGAGCCGCTCCCAGGATTTGCCTGAAGAAAATCCGCATCAGCTTGATTAACAATCAAGCCACCAGCAACACTATCACTAGCCTGTTGACGGTATAGCGGATTTGAAAGAAAGGAGATCTGATTAGCTTGAGCTCGCTCGAGCGGAGCGAGACCCTGAAGCGCGAGGGAACCATCCCCCACCAAGCTTACTTGAAACTGTTTGGCCAGCTCGATGGCGGTTGGCATAAGGACTTACTTGAGACTATTTAAAGCCTTGATGACATCATCAGTCACATCGACCTTAGGATTGGCATAAGCCGGGTCTTGAATAATGACATCCAGTTTTCTTTGATCGGCGATTTGCTTGAGAGCTTGATTGGCTTTTTCAGCAATCTTGGCGCGCTCCTCAAAATTACGCTGGTTCAAATCTTCTGTGTACTCACGTTGCTTACGTTGTAATTCACGATCTTGGTCAGCCAATTCGCGCTGTTTTCTAACGCGCTCTGCTTCTGACATTACCGCTGAATCACGATCTAATTTTTCAGCAGCAGACTTAATTCTTTCTGCGCTTTGACGAATTTCGTTTTGACGCTTTGTAAATTCGTTCTGCAATCTGGTCTGGCTAGCCTTAGCCATATCGGATTCGTTAAATACTTTCTCAACATTCACTGCCCCAACCCGAGTTCCGCTCTCTTGTGCCATAACTTGTGGCATGGCAATAGCAGAAGTCATAGCAATTAAGCCAACTTGAATCCATTTTGAAGACTGATTGAGCTTCATAAAACTTTCCTTAAACAATTAAAACGCGGTACCCACTTGGAACTGCAAACGCTGTATGTTATCCGTTGGCAAGGATTTGATCGGAATACCATAACTGAATTTTAACGGACCAAGCGGTGATATCCATGATAAACCCAAGCCATAGGAATATCTCAAGACAAGATTGATATTTTCGTTATACACATTACCGCCGTCCACGAAGCCAAATACTCGCAGGGTTTTATCTACACCAGAGCCTGGAACAGGTACGGTATATTCCACGTTACTAACGATCTTAGACTGACCACCGGTAGGCTGATTCAGGCCAGTATAGGTATTTACGTAAGTTGGTCCCAGGGATCCCGGTGCATAACCACGTACCGATCCGATACCACCCACATAGTAATTCTTGGTGATTGGGAAGGGGTATTTGCCATATGCCTCGCCATAACCGACCTCACCATTAAAGGACAGAATATTACCTTTCGAGAAAGAGTGATATTTCTGATACTGGCCAAATAGCCGATAGAACATCATATTGCCCACGGGCGTACCCACTTCAGCATTGAGCTGCTGCAAAGATCCTGAGGATGGAATCAATGCACTGTCTCGACCATCACGTGACCAGCCAATCGTAATCGGCACGTTATAGGTATTTAAGGTAGCAGGATAACCAGGCGCGGCAATGCCGTAGTCCTGCATATAGTTTAGGTACGGCGTTGGCGTATTAATACTAGACTGAATCTGGAAAACTTCAAAACCCGTTCCAAAGAATACGCGGTCAACCTCAGTATAAGGAACCCCAAATTTGATATTGGAACCCACATTCTTAATTTGGTAATCAGGGTCACCGGTATAGTAAAGCGGCTTGGATGATCGGTAGTACAGATCCGTAAACCGACTGATACCATCCTCGGTAAAGTAGGGATCATAGTTAGACAATGCCAAACTTTGGTTAATTTTTCCCAAAGAGAAATTCAAGCCGACAGAGGTACCGGTACCAAAAGCATTTTCCTGATTAATACCAGCAGAGAGAATCAACTTCTCAGTGGAAGAGAAACCCGCACCAAGAGTAATGGCGCCAGTGGGTTTTTCAGCAACCTTCACATTGACATCAACCTGATCTGGAGATCCCGGAACATCTTGCGTAGAAACATCAGTCTCGGTGAAGTACCCTAAGCGACCTAAACGCTTCTTCGATAAGTCAATCTTATCGCTATCAAACCAAGAGCTTTCAAACTGGCGCATTTCACGACGAATCACTAAATCACGGGTTTTGGCATTACCAGTCACGTTGACTTGGCGAACATAGACCCGACGGCCTGGGTCAACCACCAAAGTGAGATCAACCTCACTCAATTCACGACGAATATCTGGCTGAGGATTAATCGTTGCAAATGCATACCCGTAGGAACCTAAAATCTCTGCAATTGCTTTGGTGCTCTCAGTCAGTAAGGCTGAAGAAAAGGTATCGCCTGGTTTAAGCTTTACCAATTGAATCAACTCAGCTTCCTTACCAAGCAAATCACCTGCCAAACGAACATCTTTCACTGTGAATTTATTGCCTTCACGAATGCTAATGGTGAGATAAATACCTTTTTTATCCGGAGTAATGGAAACCTGCGTGGATTCAATGACAAACTCGAGATAACCCCGATTAAGGTAGTAAGAACGAATATTTTCTAAATCAGCCGTGAGCTTTTGCTTGGAATACAGGTTGTCTTTACTGTACCAAGACAACCAACCACCAGTCTTAAGCTGCATCAAACCTTTGAGAGTGCTCTCACTAAAAACACTATTGCCAATGAAGTTAATTTCCTGAATTTTGGCAACAGGGCCTTCATCAACATTGAAGTAAATCGCAACTTGATTGCGCTCAACCGGCGTCACAGTTGCCACAATTTCTGCAGCATACAAGCCCTTACCTACATACTGACGCTTGAGCTCTTGCTCGGCTTTATCAATCAATGCTTTGTCATAAAAACGCGCTTCTGCTACCCCAACAGCTTTGAGGGATTTACGAACGACCTCGACATCAAATTCCTTCATGCCGGTAAATTCAATTCGAGAAATCGTGGGGCGCTCCTCCACAATGACAATCAATACATTGCCTTGTGCTTGAATTTGAACATCCCTGAAAAATCCGGTGCTATAGAGGGCTTTAATTGCTTCAGCACTCTTCTCTTCTGAAAAGCTATCCCCTACTTGAACTGGTAAATAACTAAAAACCGTGCCAGGCTCTACCCGCTGCAGACCCTCGATACGAATATCTTTAATTACAAAGTTCTCTGCTGCCTGAGCGTTCACACATAGACCAGCCGCGATGATAAGGGCAGCTTGTGCAACAAATCGCGTTACGGCATGAAAAGAAGAAGTCAAAAAATTCAAGATGAAAGGTAGCGTTGCAAATCGTTAAACAAGGCCAATAAGGAAATGGAAATCAGGAGCAAAAAACCCGCTTTTTGGAGCTTTTCCTGCATAGAAATCGATATTCGCTTACCAGCAACCAACTCCCATGCATCATACAGGAGCTGACCCCCATCCAGCATCGGCAAAGGCAGCAAATTTAACAAGCCAATACTGATACTCATCAGAGCCAAAAAGGCTACAAAGGGCTGCCAGCCGACTTGAGCTGACTTCCCGGCCATATCCGCAATACTCAAAGGACCGCCAAGCTGTTTTAGAGTGGTTTGCCCTGTAAATAAGCCGATCATGAGCCTAAAGGAGACCTTGGTCACCAGATAGACCCTTTCGCTGGCAAAAAATAGGGCCTCAATGGGGCCCAATTTGAGCTCTGTCCACTGTTCCGGAGGGAGAGGCTGGGGCAATATTCCCAAGGCTTTCATGGGGTCAGAATCTGGCGAAATTGGTGGTAAATCTACCCCTCTAAAAACCTTAATGAAGCGAGCTCCAGACGGATCGGTCAACTCTAGGGCAAAGCCCCGCTCACTGGCTAAGGCATCGAGCAGGTGCCAGCGCAAAGCATTCCAACTCACTATCGGATCAAACTCCTCTGCATTGGGAGGGTTAACCGTATCTCCGGATAGCAGTTTCCAGCCTAATACTTGGTCGTCAGCGGCCAAGCCCAAATTAGCCGCAACCGAGCTTTCAGGGGGAGCCTGCAAGCGTGCGGGTAATTGGGGCACCCCGCTGACATAAATGACTGAAAACAATACGATCGCTAGCAGAAAATTGGCTAGCGGTCCGGCTGCCACAATTAAAGAGCGTTGCCAAAGCGGTTTTACATCAAACGACGCTCCTCGATCCGCAACATTAATAACTTGTTGGCCATCTCTCGCATCTAGTAATTTGACATATCCGCCCAAGGGAATGGAGGCAATAACCCATTCTGTTCCATTCTTTGCGCGATAGGTATAGAGTGGTTTTCCAAACCCTAAAGCAAAGCGCAAGACCTTAACGCCACATAAACGCGCAACTGAAAAATGGCCATACTCATGAAAACTCACCAATACCCCAAGAGTGACCAGAAATGCAGCAAGAGTCATTAAAGCCTGCATATCCAAATGCTCTATCGACTGATGCTATGGACAAAACTGCTTGCCACAGCACGTGCTTGTGCATCCGCTTGCAAAATTGTCTCTAGTGAATTTGCCTCAATAGGCGCAATAGTATCGAGAGCATGCTCTACGACTTGAGCAATTTGCAAATAGGGTAGACCAGAATCCAAAAATGCCGCTACCGCAACCTCATTGGCTGCATTTAATATCGTCGGCGCCGTACCCCCTGCCCTTGCTGCAGAAAATGCTAAGTTCAGACAAGGAAACTGAGCAAGATTAGGCTCTGAAAAACTCAAGCTTGCTAATTGAGTCAGGTTCAATTGGCCAACACCTGCATCAATGCGCTCGGGCCATGCCAAGCCATAAGCAATCGGAGTGCGCATGTCTGGTTGCCCCATTTGGGCTAGAACAGAACCATCGCGATAACGCACCATGGAATGAACAACACTCTGCGGATGAATCAGAACCTTAATTTTGTCTAATGGCAAACCAAATAACCAAAAGGCTTCAATCACCTCAAGACCTTTATTCATCATGGTTG is part of the Polynucleobacter sp. es-EL-1 genome and harbors:
- a CDS encoding autotransporter outer membrane beta-barrel domain-containing protein, with product MKSKIKYALAVFLFGISNQLWAACVVQGDSSIIATANGDSCTNSSAISTSANDAFGMDAGSLTFISLSNAASGTITTTGNGAAGIHTTGDNAIIINDGTIAVSGGSNSGNFADGINALGNNSQVTNNGTITASGTAMFGVWFDNSTGGSFNNTGSILATDVGGVGVALGNTTETFANSGVIVSNQGYGVLARAVESFTNTGEITAAPSSYGVFAVGTIATLNNAQGGNGASGSTTALTYTGNLPTNYNIIINSPTHYGQLAGTGLGGAASTFGIYAGSVLSKGSYTSVLSGFATSNLAGTTSGNYNGFTWSLSNSSGDIWDLIVNGASTADTQQSLVNTAASLQNTYTLQNSVLANSFTYDCNVFGANNVCVSAGGRNTQVSAANGLNNASALLIAAYRVMPSVRVGAYADQNLSVNNAGSTVNLGNNTPLIGLFGVWNERLDGTGTEVKVSAAYGQKNTTVTRQVVGTSEAGSGSSQLNSQGAQLIAKYGFGVTPDVIVSPYVGMRYTQNNMGGYTEGASSTVTAPLTYSSLNTNSTTALAGIGAQYKFIPQATVFASAGVETDTNTSNGTYSATGITGLTPINFNANPVRTRPTATLGATYDVEKNQRIGLTGIYRQEPYQAVSTTTVMATYTIGL
- a CDS encoding RNA methyltransferase; this encodes MKMEFISSKDNSLFKEIRQLQATGPKGQKARFACGQALLEGIHLVQTWVGNPGLKTLITSELGLQNPEIAQAVYDHVEICPDTRVYQLDKGLWDLLSDLVNAPQIAGLLELPQSALNPQKSVTTISGDVIILDRIQDAGNVGSILRTAAAAGFTQVIALTGCAHLWSSKVLRAGMGAHRLLDLYEGWSTPQVLSAVTSPLLAATADGEIDLFNMPKVLIHPVAWVMGSEGQGVSEDLMAQAKGVSIPIDPRVESLNVSTAAAVCLFETLRVRRA
- the rnhB gene encoding ribonuclease HII, coding for MSVIWICGVDEAGRGPLAGAVVAGAVVLDPENPIDGLKDSKKLSAARREFLFEQIQLKAKAWGIGEASPAEIDEINILQATMLAMSRAIEDLATRLGSWPDKALIDGNRCPELPIAAEAIVKGDTKEPAISAASILAKVTRDRQMMALHERHPEYGFAQHMGYPTEAHLAALQQYGVCNEHRRSFSPVRNVLALHS
- the lpxB gene encoding lipid-A-disaccharide synthase, whose amino-acid sequence is MTLLPPPRAALFGREVLVPKLACVAGEPSGDLLAAPVLSALKQIPETSDLQVYGVGGPRMQAEGLRSDWPMETLSVRGYVEAIKQLPAILKLRKELIANLLGEGRPDVYLGIDAPDFNLGVELALRKAGIPTLHFVSPSIWAWRAGRITKIKQAVERMLCIFPFELEIYERAGMKATYVGHPLASEIPLEPDSEKAKRSIEEMLKLSSKTLDGTIISVLPGSRSSEIELIAPVFFETMPLLVKRLQGQNVHFIIPVATERLRAPLELLREQAIEKDPSLKIHLIDGEADAVLEAADVVLIASGTATLQAALWKKPMVISYKVPWLTAQIMKRQGYLPYVGLPNILCGQFVVPELLQDDATPEKLADAVLDWLNSPSKVTQLKARFAQMHDTLRRPTGLLVAQAVAQTIAAKKHQVGA
- the lpxA gene encoding acyl-ACP--UDP-N-acetylglucosamine O-acyltransferase — translated: MTRIHASAVVDSKAEIASDVEIGPYSVIGPNVKIGAGSKIGSHTVIEGYTTIGKENNFAHFAAIGGAPQDMKYRGEPTQLIIGDRNTIREFTTIHTGTSQDEGITRIGDDNWIMAYVHIAHDCQIGNHTIFSSNAQIAGHVKVSDWAIMGGMSGVHQFVRIGQHAMLGGASALVQDIPPFVIAAGDKASPHGINVEGLKRRGFSTETISALRQAYKVLYKDGLSFEEAKVEIQKMAQASASDAATAEKLTEFHDFIAASTRGIIR
- the fabZ gene encoding 3-hydroxyacyl-ACP dehydratase FabZ — encoded protein: MSKPIAIDINQILKLLPHRYPFLLVDRVLEIEPRQSITALKNVTMNEPFFQGHFPDFPVMPGVLIIEALAQTAALLTFSEVREENAIYYFAGIDGARFKKPVLPGDQLIMTAKLERERAGIYKFQVQATVDGELAAEANITCAVRTKGA
- the lpxD gene encoding UDP-3-O-(3-hydroxymyristoyl)glucosamine N-acyltransferase → MPTAIELAKQFQVSLVGDGSLALQGLAPLERAQANQISFLSNPLYRQQASDSVAGGLIVNQADADFLQANPGSGSVGRVYFVSKNPYATFARMAQYFAKTLAPVYAPGVHPSAAIDSSVTIPASCHIGPFVQIGPGVKLGERVVLLGNTSIARNSIIGSDALIYPNVSVYSETTIGERCIIHSGAVIGADGFGFAPDFSATGAEWVKIPQTGAVVIGDDVEIGASTTIDRGAMSNTIIGNGTKIDNQVQIAHNVVVGNCCVIAGCAAISGSTKIGNFCIIGGAANFAGHLTIADKTTVSGNTSIIRSITEPGQHFTGVYPSMLHGAWEKNAAILRGLDKIRQRLRLLDKSK
- a CDS encoding OmpH family outer membrane protein, with the translated sequence MKLNQSSKWIQVGLIAMTSAIAMPQVMAQESGTRVGAVNVEKVFNESDMAKASQTRLQNEFTKRQNEIRQSAERIKSAAEKLDRDSAVMSEAERVRKQRELADQDRELQRKQREYTEDLNQRNFEERAKIAEKANQALKQIADQRKLDVIIQDPAYANPKVDVTDDVIKALNSLK
- the bamA gene encoding outer membrane protein assembly factor BamA, whose translation is MNFLTSSFHAVTRFVAQAALIIAAGLCVNAQAAENFVIKDIRIEGLQRVEPGTVFSYLPVQVGDSFSEEKSAEAIKALYSTGFFRDVQIQAQGNVLIVIVEERPTISRIEFTGMKEFDVEVVRKSLKAVGVAEARFYDKALIDKAEQELKRQYVGKGLYAAEIVATVTPVERNQVAIYFNVDEGPVAKIQEINFIGNSVFSESTLKGLMQLKTGGWLSWYSKDNLYSKQKLTADLENIRSYYLNRGYLEFVIESTQVSITPDKKGIYLTISIREGNKFTVKDVRLAGDLLGKEAELIQLVKLKPGDTFSSALLTESTKAIAEILGSYGYAFATINPQPDIRRELSEVDLTLVVDPGRRVYVRQVNVTGNAKTRDLVIRREMRQFESSWFDSDKIDLSKKRLGRLGYFTETDVSTQDVPGSPDQVDVNVKVAEKPTGAITLGAGFSSTEKLILSAGINQENAFGTGTSVGLNFSLGKINQSLALSNYDPYFTEDGISRFTDLYYRSSKPLYYTGDPDYQIKNVGSNIKFGVPYTEVDRVFFGTGFEVFQIQSSINTPTPYLNYMQDYGIAAPGYPATLNTYNVPITIGWSRDGRDSALIPSSGSLQQLNAEVGTPVGNMMFYRLFGQYQKYHSFSKGNILSFNGEVGYGEAYGKYPFPITKNYYVGGIGSVRGYAPGSLGPTYVNTYTGLNQPTGGQSKIVSNVEYTVPVPGSGVDKTLRVFGFVDGGNVYNENINLVLRYSYGLGLSWISPLGPLKFSYGIPIKSLPTDNIQRLQFQVGTAF
- a CDS encoding RIP metalloprotease, with product MQALMTLAAFLVTLGVLVSFHEYGHFSVARLCGVKVLRFALGFGKPLYTYRAKNGTEWVIASIPLGGYVKLLDARDGQQVINVADRGASFDVKPLWQRSLIVAAGPLANFLLAIVLFSVIYVSGVPQLPARLQAPPESSVAANLGLAADDQVLGWKLLSGDTVNPPNAEEFDPIVSWNALRWHLLDALASERGFALELTDPSGARFIKVFRGVDLPPISPDSDPMKALGILPQPLPPEQWTELKLGPIEALFFASERVYLVTKVSFRLMIGLFTGQTTLKQLGGPLSIADMAGKSAQVGWQPFVAFLALMSISIGLLNLLPLPMLDGGQLLYDAWELVAGKRISISMQEKLQKAGFLLLISISLLALFNDLQRYLSS